The genomic stretch GGGCACCGAGAGAATGACGACCAGCGGCAGGGTGAAGCTCTCGTACTGGGCGGAGAGCACGAGGAAGACGAGGAGCAGGCCGAGCCCGAAGAGGACGAGCGGCTGCCCACCACGCTCCTGCTGCTCCAGCAAGAGGCCGGACCTCGCCGTGCTCGTGCCCGGTGGCGACACCTGCGCGGCCCGTTCCTGCATGGCGGCCATGGCCCGCCCGAACGACACCCCAGGCGCCACCTGTCCGCTGAGTTCCGCCGAGCGGGAAAGGATAAGGGGATGCGGTGTGCCTTCGAGCGCAGCCAGGGCCGCGGCGCGCCCGGTGTCGCTGAGTCGTTCACGGAACGTCGGGGGCGAACTGGCAGCGGACGCGCGCGTCAGGCCTTCAGGCTCGCCATGTCGATGACGA from Myxococcus xanthus encodes the following:
- a CDS encoding efflux RND transporter permease subunit; amino-acid sequence: MAKRPLPLRHRHGEPEGLTRASAASSPPTFRERLSDTGRAAALAALEGTPHPLILSRSAELSGQVAPGVSFGRAMAAMQERAAQVSPPGTSTARSGLLLEQQERGGQPLVLFGLGLLLVFLVLSAQYESFTLPLVVILSVPLGLPGALGLHDACLPTTSQRLLAASGRSSSASDSSACLQGLSPHRRVVGGEGGAYFSS